The Dioscorea cayenensis subsp. rotundata cultivar TDr96_F1 chromosome 19, TDr96_F1_v2_PseudoChromosome.rev07_lg8_w22 25.fasta, whole genome shotgun sequence genome includes a window with the following:
- the LOC120283884 gene encoding 7-deoxyloganetin glucosyltransferase-like: MDSKPHVMCIPFPAQGHINSLLKLAKLLHSNGFIITFVHNKSTHSRILKSSGDSSLHDSHDFYIQTMEVDEGEIVPFSLATYDNMRLIAFRSLMSKLNDPSSSVPPVTCIISDFVFSFAYEAAAEFQLPHVTFSSLGAFSFMSFLHFKQLIEQGLIPLKSEGDLTNGYLDTPIDWIPGMKNIHLKDLPSFVRTTDPNDLALNFMIHIFQKVFQTSAIIINTFDDLEGTVLQAMAEMLPPIYTVGPLSLFSDHGSSFWKEDMNCLEWLDGKLPKSVIYVNFGSIAVLTKEQLTEFAWGLVDSEHDFLWIIRQGLVKGDQESDVVLPEEILREMNGRGLITSWCQQEKVLSHPSIAGFLTHNGWNSTLESISAGLPMLCWPYYADQQTNCHYVCKEWGMGMEIEHDVKREKVTSLIKELMGGEKGKEMKEKALEWKECAFRAIKEDGSSSLNLDKLVKELLQRRDAI, encoded by the exons ATGGATTCCAAACCTCATGTCATGTGTATACCTTTCCCTGCCCAAGGCCACATAAACTCCTTACTCAAGCTTGCCAAGCTTCTTCACTCCAATGGCTTCATCATCACCTTTGTCCACAATAAGTCCACTCATTCTCGCATCCTGAAATCCTCTGGAGACTCTTCTCTCCATGATTCCCATGACTTCTATATCCAAACCATGGAAGTAGATGAAGGGGAGATAGTGCCCTTCTCTCTTGCTACATATGATAACATGCGTTTGATCGCCTTCCGATCACTCATGTCGAAGCTTAATGATCCATCCTCCAGTGTTCCTCCGGTCACTTGCATCATTTCCGATTTCGTCTTTAGCTTTGCCTATGAAGCTGCAGCTGAGTTTCAACTCCCCCATGTGACTTTCAGCTCGCTTGGTGCTTTTAGTTTCATGAGCttcctccatttcaagcaacTCATTGAGCAAGGCCTTATACCTCTCAAAA GTGAGGGTGACCTTACCAACGGATACCTGGACACACCTATTGATTGGATACCAGGAATGAAGAATATTCATCTGAAGGATCTACCAAGTTTTGTCAGAACAACTGATCCAAATGATCTTGCTCTGAATTTCATGATCCATATTTTCCAGAAGGTTTTTCAGACCTCAGCCATCATCATCAACACATTTGATGATCTAGAAGGCACTGTTTTGCAAGCCATGGCAGAGATGCTTCCCCCCATCTACACAGTAGGGCCACTTTCCTTATTCTCTGACCATGGTTCAAGCTTCTGGAAAGAGGACATGAATTGTTTGGAATGGTTGGATGGCAAGCTACCAAAGTCTGTCATTTATGTCAACTTTGGAAGCATTGCAGTGCTAACAAAAGAGCAACTGACAGAGTTTGCATGGGGATTGGTAGACAGTGAACATGACTTCTTGTGGATCATTAGACAAGGCCTTGTTAAGGGTGATCAAGAGAGTGATGTTGTTCTCCCTGAAGAGATCTTGAGAGAGATGAATGGGAGGGGACTGATAACTAGTTGGTGTCAACAAGAGAAGGTGCTATCCCACCCATCCATAGCAGGGTTCTTGACACACAATGGATGGAATTCAACATTGGAGAGCATTAGTGCTGGATTGCCCATGTTATGCTGGCCTTATTATGCGGATCAACAAACAAACTGTCACTATGTTTGCAAAGAATGGGGCATGGGCATGGAGATTGAACATGATGTGAAGAGAGAGAAGGTTACATCTTTGATCAAGGAGTTGATGGGTGGAGAGAAGGGGAAAGAGATGAAGGAGAAGGCGTTGGAATGGAAGGAGTGTGCATTTAGAGCAATCAAAGAAGATGGTTCGTCTTCCTTAAATTTGGACAAACTTGTTAAAGAGCTCCTACAAAGAAGAGATGCAATTTGA
- the LOC120250728 gene encoding 7-deoxyloganetin glucosyltransferase-like, translating to MGSLANEKPHAVCMPIPAQGHINAMMQFAKVLHLHGFFITFIHTEFNYKRILKSRGPSSLQGLPDFQFKTIPDGLPPSDENIPQDVKQVCQSTQENCAIPFHNLVVKLNNSSASGVPPVSCIISDIITKFTLPTSQELHIPNIFLCSVSACGFWGFFNYQQLMDKGLIPFKSEDDLVNGYLNKEVDWIPGLKNMRIRDMPSFLRTTDPEDFWFKFLKDETQCAMHATAIIFNTFDDLEGEVLETMSPVLPPMYSVGPLSLILKEMPTNPLESAGSNLWKENPGCIEWLDGKKEGSVVYVNFGSITVMSNKQMVEFAWGLANCGHDFLWVIRSDLVKGENAVLPEEFFNEITESGRGFLAGWCPQEKVLMHPSVGGYLTHCGWNSTMESICAGVPMICWPFFADQQTNCHYACSEWGIGMEIENNAKRDEVEGMIRELMDGDKGEDMKKKALEWKRLATMAAKQDGSSMKNLKTLISQVLLSKQ from the exons ATGGGCTCTTTAGCAAATGAAAAACCTCATGCAGTGTGCATGCCAATTCCAGCACAAGGCCACATAAACGCCATGATGCAGTTTGCTAAGGTCCTCCATTTGCATGGtttcttcatcaccttcatccacACTGAGTTCAACTACAAACGAATACTCAAGTCAAGAGGCCCTTCTTCTTTACAAGGCTTGCCAGATTTCCAATTCAAGACGATACCAGATGGTCTCCCGCCGTCTGATGAGAATATCCCTCAAGATGTCAAGCAAGTTTGTCAATCAACACAAGAAAATTGTGCCATTCCCTTTCACAACCTCGTTGTCAAGCTCAACAACAGCAGTGCTTCCGGTGTACCTCCGGTCTCATGCATCATTTCGGATATCATCACCAAGTTCACTTTGCCAACATCCCAAGAGCTTCATATCCCTAACATCTTCCTCTGCTCTGTGAGTGCATGTGGTTTTTGGGGTTTCTTCAACTACCAACAGCTCATGGATAAAGGCTTAATCCCTTTCAAGA GTGAAGATGATCTTGTCAATGGGTATCTCAACAAAGAGGTGGACTGGATTCCAGGGTTGAAGAACATGAGGATCAGGGACATGCCTAGTTTCTTAAGAACAACTGATCCAGAAGACTTCTGGTTTAAATTCCTGAAAGATGAGACACAGTGTGCGATGCATGCAACTGCGATAATCTTCAACACTTTTGATGATTTAGAAGGAGAAGTTCTTGAAACCATGTCTCCAGTGCTACCACCTATGTATAGTGTTGGTCCTTTGAGCTTGATCTTGAAAGAGATGCCAACCAATCCTCTTGAATCAGCAGGGTCTAACTTGTGGAAAGAGAACCCAGGTTGCATTGAATGGTTGGATGGGAAAAAAGAAGGGTCTGTGGTGTATGTGAACTTTGGAAGTATAACAGTGATGAGCAATAAACAAATGGTGGAGTTTGCATGGGGGCTTGCTAACTGTGGGCATGACTTCTTGTGGGTGATTAGGTCTGATCTTGTGAAGGGTGAGAATGCAGTGCTGCCAGAAGagttcttcaatgaaatcactgAAAGTGGGAGGGGATTTCTAGCAGGTTGGTGTCCTCAAGAGAAGGTCCTAATGCATCCATCAGTGGGAGGGTACTTGACACATTGTGGATGGAACTCAACCATGGAAAGTATTTGTGCTGGTGTACCTATGATATGTTGGCCATTCTTTGCAGACCAACAAACCAATTGTCACTATGCATGCAGTGAGTGGGGAATTGGCATGGAGATTGAGAACAATGCCAAGAGAGATGAGGTGGAAGGGATGATAAGGGAGCTGATGGATGGAGATAAGGGGGAGGATATGAAGAAGAAGGCACTTGAATGGAAGAGACTTGCAACAATGGCAGCGAAACAAGATGGTTCATCTATGAAAAATCTCAAGACACTGATCAGTCAAGTGCTACTGTCAAAGCAGTGA
- the LOC120250299 gene encoding 7-deoxyloganetin glucosyltransferase-like encodes MALKPHAVCMPCPAQGHINSMLKLAQLLHFNGFHITFVHSEFNYNRIIKANGTSSLKGLDDFRFETIPDGLPPSDESVNQDVESLANSVQTTCVIPFRNLLMRLYDHPLSGVPPVSCIISDSFTSYTLEVAKELNIPDFFFCSISACSYMGCIYYKELIDRGITPFKSESDLSNGYLDTPVEWIPGLKNIRLRDLPSFIRTTDPADKLLNFVNKEAQKAFEATAIILNTFDELEDEVLIAMASILPPLYTVGPLTLLNSQFPVTNATSIGSSFLKEDENCLEWLDKRETGSVLYVNFGSLAVVSHEQMIELAWGLANSKHHFLWIIRPDLLKGEAAVLPEEWLDEIKERGLLAIWCPQERVLSHPSVGGFFTHSGWNSTMESVSVGKPMICWPYFGDQQTNCKYVCNEWGMGMEIDSEVKREQVEELIVELMDGEKGKEMKKKVVEWKEKAMRATEEGGSSFMNFKRVIDLLLLPGKKSIL; translated from the exons ATGGCTTTGAAACCCCATGCAGTTTGCATGCCATGTCCTGCACAAGGCCACATAAACTCCATGCTTAAGCTGGCCCAGCTCCTCCACTTCAATGGCTTTCACATAACATTCGTCCACTCTGAGTTCAACTACAACAGAATCATCAAAGCTAATGGAACTTCTTCTCTCAAGGGATTAGATGACTTCCGTTTTGAGACAATACCTGATGGCCTTCCTCCATCTGATGAGAGTGTCAACCAAGATGTAGAATCCCTTGCCAACTCGGTCCAGACGACTTGTGTAATCCCTTTTAGAAACCTCTTGATGAGGCTATATGATCATCCATTGTCCGGAGTACCGCCAGTGTCATGTATCATCTCCGATTCATTTACTAGCTACACGCTAGAAGTTGCCAAGGAGCTCAATATCCCTGACTTCTTCTTCTGTTCTATCAGTGCATGTAGTTACATGGGTTGCATATATTACAAGGAACTCATTGACAGAGGCATCACGCCATTCAAAA gTGAGAGTGATCTCAGTAATGGATATCTGGATACACCAGTGGAATGGATACCAGGGTTGAAGAACATCCGCTTGAGGGATCTTCCAAGCTTCATTAGAACTACTGATCCAGCTGACAAATTACTCAACTTTGTGAACAAAGAAGCGCAGAAAGCATTTGAAGCCACTGCCATTATCCTAAACACTTTCGATGAATTGGAAGATGAAGTTTTGATCGCTATGGCATCAATTCTCCCTCCCCTCTACACTGTAGGGCCTCTCACCCTACTTAATAGCCAGTTCCCTGTAACTAATGCCACATCAATAGGCTCAAGCTTCTTGAAAGAGGATGAGAACTGTCTGGAATGGTTAGATAAGAGGGAGACAGGGTCAGTACTGTATGTGAACTTTGGAAGCTTGGCAGTTGTATCACATGAGCAGATGATAGAATTAGCATGGGGTTTAGCTAACAGCAAGCATCACTTCTTGTGGATCATAAGGCCAGACCTTTTGAAGGGTGAAGCCGCGGTGCTCCCTGAGGAGTGGTTGGATGAGATCAAAGAGAGAGGGCTGCTTGCAATCTGGTGTCCACAAGAGAGAGTGTTATCTCATCCATCAGTTGGCGGCTTCTTTACTCATAGTGGATGGAACTCTACAATGGAGAGTGTGAGTGTAGGGAAGCCAATGATCTGCTGGCCATATTTTGGAGATCAACAAACAAACTGTAAATATGTTTGCAATGAGTGGGGGATGGGGATGGAGATTGATAGTGAAGTGAAGAGGGAACAGGTTGAGGAACTCATAGTGGAGTTGATGGATGGAGAGAAAGgaaaggagatgaagaagaaggtggtggAATGGAAGGAGAAGGCCATGAGAGCTACAGAAGAGGGTGGTTCATCTTTCATGAACTTCAAGAGAGTTATCGATTTGTTGCTCCTCCCCGGGAAGAAATCTATCTTATAA